The window ACCAATACATTATTATGCAATATTCTAGATGATAAAGAAACATTATTGATGCTCAGGGGGAGTTCACAAGCTACCAAGCAgataaagtatataaaatacCAATTTTGCATAATGAATAgctatttttaatatattttgatgctaatactttggtacttttacttaattttgaATGTAATTAcaagatctgaatacttcttctcCACTGCTACCCAACTGCCAACTGTGGAAATACTGGGCTAGCAGACTGTCAGCTTTGTTTAGCATAAAACAGCTATCataaggtaacaaaatccatctAAAGCTCAAAAActaccacaaaaaaaatcttgtttttgaaaacacttCATGTTAAGCTTATTATTGAATTTCCTCATCTAACataaggcaaaaaataaaaaataataataataataataataattgaagattcaaatgttttgcatttaaatctTCAATTTGTATACTTTATCTGCTTGGTAGCTTGTGAACTCCCCCTGAGCATCAATAATGTTTCTTTATCATCTACAATATTGCATAATAATGTATTGGTTGATCACATTTTGTATTAGTAATCTTAGTAtggatgtttatttaaaaaaataagaaaaagtgaGTGTTTTTCACTTATCAAACATACTTTAACATCCTCATTTCTGTGATAAAGGATGGAGAACAAAAGCAGCACTGTCCCggttctctctccccctcagcGGGTGATCCTGGACCAGTCTGGCCGGCAGGAGGCTGCCATGAGGAGGGATGGAAGCCAGCAGAACAGCCTCATCTCGGTACTGAGAGTGTTTATCAACATGAAACGCTTTTTCTAAGCCAATCTTGCAAAAAATACACATCACGgtttaatcaatatatatatataaagatggaAAACGACTTGTAttaggtttatttttattaatacatttagtattattattttctttcatgtgGTTGTTAAATTGTGCATGCATTGTTAAATTGTGCATGCATGGCCATTTTCATCATTTGATCATCATTCCCCAtgtggaataaaataaacatttgtcctcttaaaaaacacaaataagcaccagtatattaatataataataataatataataatagagATAATGGGTAAAGAGCTCACCTCTTGGCATGCCCGCAGGTCGGTGGACACGCATGATGTGAGAGCGGTGATGAGGAGAACGATGCAGTGCGTGAACCTGGAGGCCCGCACCTGCTCCcgcatcctcatcctcatcctcatcctcatcctcatcctcagccGGCTGTCCGCTGCCTGCAGCCGGGAGCATGAAACAGGCCGAGGGGTGAGTGTTTGTGGGTCGGTGTGCCTGTCATGGATGAGCCCTCCTGTGTGCGTCTCTCACTCAGCCTCCACACAAAACACCATCAAGACACACAGGGTGAGAGAAACAGTGCATCCAGTGATGactttcacattaaaacacatgtttcttttcttttctctagATAGAATATTATTTATCCCTTTGGAAATGATTGTGAcagagtttcattaaagattacaacagaacaATGGCAAATAaagataacaataaaataaaaatattagcATTTATCAATCCTATACATCCACTGtgcaacatacagtaccagtcaaaagtttggacacaccttctcattcaactactttgaatgtatttgtttttttttgttgacgttgtttttttattttatttgttttttggacaTAAATATGTTGTCTAATgacgttgtttttttatgtggagCTATTCAGTGGAGATGAGTGaatgtatttgatattttattatatgtatttctATAAGGTATTTAACAATatgcaaaaaactattttgaaaaaataataataataataataataataataattttgaaaataaattatgttattttttacctttttatgctagtttgattttatttattttaatttagtttgtaTTTCCTTTACATGATGATGTACCATGCTGCAgtgaatatgtgtttttttattttatttgttttttggacaTAAATATGTTGTCtaatgacattgttttttttatgtggagcTATTCAGTGGAGATGAGTGaatgtatttgatattttattatatgtatttctATAAGGTATTTAACAATACGCATAAAACTATTTcgaaaataataacaataataataataataataataataataataataataataataataatataatataagaagTGATACTAACACCAGTGCAAATGTAGtgtaaattatgttattttttacgtttttatggtactagtcaaaagtttggacacatcttctcattcaactagtttgaagaatctaaaatataaaacatattctggtttgttgagcatttgtttgtttaccacataattccatatgtgttccttcatagtttggatgtcttcaatattaatctacaatgtagaaaaaaatgaaaataaaaataaagaaaaaccattgaatgagaaggtgtgtccaaacttttgactggtactgtatataatcaGTCTGTTTATATCATTTattagttattgttgttgttttttaaggttttttacttttgattatgCTTTCACTGTGTGACTACTTATCTATTATACCTGCtttgataatgtttttcttcctaTGCttcttatctgtttgtttgcactatccgctctgctgctgtaatcctgcaaattccCCCGTTGTGGGGctattaaaggattattttattttatcttattttatgatcAATAGAATAGAtattattaagtgtaaaataaataatactggCACCATTGCAACATAGAACACAATAGCAATGACAGTAAggtaaatacatacaaaattcaatctaaatagaaaaagtaaattacaacaacaagataaaaaatacaaagtgtataagaagtgataCTAACACCAGTGCCTaatggaaactaaaataaaaaagtaatattgagCATATTGCACATAAATTAATGAGAATAATATTGACACAAGTGAAGCTTTCGAGTAGACTCTTAGAGCATCCTTTTTTTAACTATCAAGctgtatgcttttattttgaaggctcCACCGCCTGTCTCATTGTTGGTCTCTTCACTTCTCTCTCAGATAAACCCTCAGAATGTGACGTCAGAATGTGACAACGCACGTTATCTTGATTGACAGCTGTTGGAAGACATCAGGCCTGCTGGCTGCTGATCTTATTAGTTTGAGATTAACACTGAAATTGTGCAAGACAATCTAGTTTAGGTTTATGATGATTTGTGCATCATAATACGTATAAATCAAAGttcacatatattattattgtgatgtaATCTCCTACAAAGCCAAAGTTTCCCATTGCaagttatttcttattttagaAAGTGTTTGAGATTTTTCATCTTTTGGTTTATCATcatcatataaaatatttaaaggagGATTCCCTGTGTTTGTGCCACGCCATGCCAGTAAACTCCGGACAAGTGCAAGTgttactgactgactgagtcCCCTGTAGGAAAATTAGGTTTTCAAATGAACATGTAGGACATGACGAGGCAAATGTATTTGCATAGCACCTTTCAAACACAAAGTGATTTATATAAGACATAAAcgaatatttaaaaacaaccaaaagagccaaaaaactaaatagcACAATGATCCAATAATACATACAAGCAACGTTTCGTAAACTGTTCTATTAAGCCGTTTACAAAATACTGCAGTCAAATTTCTAATTGGTGTTAACATACAGAGTGCACTCTCACTGGTGTAAAACCAGTGTACtgaaattcatatttaaaaacaagtgCAGTCTTATGCAGACTGAATGAGAGTTCAGTCCAGGATTCAAGCTAATTGTAATATCTGCtgggaaatgtatttattttattcaatttgattTAGATGTATGGCTATGTATATTTGTCCTTGTGTAAGTATAGTCATAAAGAAATggtgtaaaatatattaaagggAATGGAAACAGTGGAGATGAGTGaatgtatttgatattttattatatgtatttctATAAGGTATTTAACAATACGCAAAAAAActcttttgaaaataataataataataataataattttgaaaataaatgatgttattttttaCGTTTTTATGCTAGTTtgattttatctattttaatttagtttgtaTTTCCTTTACATGATGATGTACCATGCTGCAgtgaatatgtgtttttttattttatttgttttttggacaTAAATATGTTGTCtaatgacattgtttttttatgtggagCTATTCAGTGGAGTGaatgtatttgatattttattatatgtatttctATAAGGTATTTAACAATAcgcaaaaaactattttgctgcagtgaatatgtgtttttttattttatttgttttttggacaTAATATGTTGTCTAATGACattctgctcccagtagaccacaggacactaatacactgtgcaatacaatagttataatagtttctgtctgtatatataatatttcagttactgtggattctttactgttttttactgttttttttattgctcatttgcttatttataatacttattttgatcttgtttttttattactatgtctcttgtttgtccgctgcgggactaataaaagattaatttatctctcttatcttatcttgtgtttttttaatgtggagCTATTCGTCCTTtcaccagcaggtggcagcagcGAGCAACAGCGCTACAAAAAAATATCCCCACGAAGAAGAATAAAACCCGGAAGTGTCGTCGGGAGCAGAATCAAAACAGAGTCAATCTGACAGCTCGGCAAAAGTCCTACAGAATGCAATGGGAAACGTTTCAGACAATGTTAGATATAAATGCTACTATTTAACTAAATTGTTTAGATATTGGAGCGACTGTCGAGGAAAGATAATTAGAATAAAAGGTACTTTTGGGTAGTTTTTATCTGTGtagctagcctgttagctctCTATGGGCTGAACATGACCATATATAGACCGGCCACAGGGCTGAGATGTAAACACTGACAAGCAGGAACAGAACACACAGCCtggaggacagagacacagacacacagccatGTCATCCGAGCAGATTGTTGCCATAGTCATGGAGGACAGAATCTACCAGGTGAGCAAGAAGAAGCTGATAGAGAAGAGTGACTACTTCAAGGCTCTGTACAGCTCTGGGATGAGGGAGTCCACAGAGGACTCTGTGCAGCTGAAGGGGCTCAGCGTGCCTGGTCTGGAGCTGGTCTTGGAGTTCATCAACACCTCCAAGGTCCAGGTTGTCAACGAGACCCTGGAGGACCTGATCGAGACCGCCTCCTTCCTCCAGGTCACCTCCATCCTCAAGCTCCTCACCTCTGAGATCCGGCAGGACAACTGCGTGGAGCTGTTCAGCCTGTCTGAGGTCTACGGGACTCATGAGCTTCGCAACGCCTGTCTCAAGTACATGAGCTGCTACTACCACCCCATGCTGAGGCGGCAGGAGTTCAGCAGCCTCCCCTCGGCGGTCAGAGAGCAGGTCAGGGAGATGAGGATGAAGGGCACCGCCACCCTGGTGGCCATCGGAGACTTCACCTGTCTCTCCCTGGAGATGCCGGATCAGGATGAGCCCTGGTCCATGCTGAGGTATGGAGAGGTGGAGCAGCGTTGGAAACCGCTGGCAAACAACCTGCCTCCAGATATGATCAACGTCAGAGGATATGGATCGGCGGTCCTCGATAACTACCTGTTCATAGTCGGGGGCTACAGGATGACCAGCCAGGAGATCTCTGCCGTCCACTGCTACAACCCCTGCAGGAACGAGTGGAACCAGGTGGCTCCGCTCAACCAGAAGAGGTGAAACACTTGATTTACTCTCAAATATCAGTagctgctgtcagtgtttttaaCTCACTGCATCCTCTCCTTCAGGTCCAACTTCAAGCTTCTGGCCGTGCAGGGGAAGATGTACGCCGTAGGAGGCCAGAGTCTGGGCACGGTGGAGTGTTACAGCCCAGAACAGGACTGGTGGACCTGCGTGTCCTCCATGCCCGACCCACTGGCTGAGTTCTCTGCCTGCGAATGCCAGGGGATGATCTACGTCATGGGTGGATACACTGCAAGAGGTAAACACAAATCAGTGCAGtcacactatcacacacacacacagttaaatacaatataaagtacattaaaaacaatggcGATGGCAACGATGGCCATGTTCTCGTGTCCTGCAGGATGTTGAAAAGTCTTACTGCTTGAGGATAAAGTCCTGTTTGCTTAGATCCTACAGTTTGCTTATGTGATGGTagcagtgaaaataaatgaaggcTGGGATGAGTGTTGTTGCTCATAATGGTTTCTGCTAAGTATCATATATCTCTGCTTATTTGGTTTGTTGATTGGCTAAACCAGTCAAACCATCACTTCTTTGCATTAAGGCATTTTTTACTTCCGTcttgtgtattattattacttcatTATAAAGGTCTTGGCAGTGGCGAGGGGTATATTTTGAGAGAAACTCGACTTGATAAAAAACGTTGATATCATAACAAAGTTGGTTTTAATTGTTACAGTACGTCTAAAAGTTTTATTGGTGGTTGTTGTACGCAGTTTTCTTGTTTCAACATACTcctaatttgtttgtttatagtattctattctatattttctattttttttattcttaaatgatgtcttatacTATAACACCCTGTCATCTAGCCAAATTCCTTATATATTTGcaaacgtacttggcaataaaccctTTTATGAATCTGATTCTGATTGGGAAAAGAACTTCCTCATGCTACATACAGGTTTGTATTTATTGGTGGTTGTTGTACGCAGCTTGTCAGGATTGAAAAAAGGACTTCCTGATGCTCTGCATGTTTTAGTGAGAAAGAAACAAGTTTGTCATCTTTgagttttaactgtttttatttcttgtgacAGACAGGAACACAAGTGTCCTCTGTTACTGCCCCACCTCTGACACTTGGACGGTGTTTCGCACCTGTTCGGCGCACATCCGCAAGCAGCAGATGCTCTCCGTGGAGGACACCATCTACCTGGTGGGCGGCTACACCCACGAGCTGGAGTTCTGCCAGCGGCGGCGGCGCCCCAGCCAGACGGAGGACGTGCTGACGGTGCAGTCCTACAACGTCTCCACGGGCGAGTGGGTCCAGCTGAAGGAGAACACGTCCAAGTCGGGCCTGAACCTGACGTGCACGCTGCACAACGACGGCATCTACATCATGAGCCGGGACGTCAGCCTGCCCACCAGCCTGGAGCACCGCGTCTTTCTCAAGTACAACATCTTCTCCGACGCCTGGGAGGCCTTCAGGCGCTTCCCGGCTCTGGGTCAGAACATGCTGCTCTGTTCGCTTTACCTCCCCAGCGTGCTGTGAGTGAGAGTGCTGATGGGAAAGACTCAAAACTGGTGGAGCCCGTGCGGCATTACTGCAGGCCAGTGTGTGGCTCGcttgttctcacacacacaatggggCTCTGTGGCATTAGTGGGAACAGTGGGATCAGAGCCCGGTTGCCAGGTGGAACGCCCTGTGACCTTTGTGCCTcgacagaaaaaagagaaacgCACTACATTGTACATACTGCTGTCGATGCAAATACAAAAGCTACAATGACAAGTATGAAAAGTGATGAGGCGCCACGGCCCATAGGTCAACAGCATCATAACAGCTAGCCCTCGTTACAGTTTGTGCCTCTCATGTGTGAACATTAAAGTCACAGTGGAATATAATTTACTTTCTGAGATATAAATACCTggaaagtttgaaaaaaacccTCCTAAACAATACATACTACTGCTCCGAAGGCATTGCCAGGATTCTCAAAGACTCACTCAACCATCTGATTCAGATTCAACTTctgcacaataaaaacaatgttttttagttggaaaacaagtttaaaatatttttaattgtgcagcagattcattttttttcatccagatggttagaagagttttttttacgATAATGGGAAAATCTTCAAACCATCAGTGTTATTTAAtaaacctttttattattatttatgtaacGGATGGTTTCCACTGTCGGATCTAATGCCAATGGCACACAAACAAAGCGGGGCTACATAACAGCATGCTTTTAAATCTATGGGTCACAATATTCCCAATGTTTACACTCCAAATATGGCATTGCCGTATATATTTATCCACAATTCACTACAAACCTTAAAATATCtcggaaaacaaaacacatttcctgtctATATGAACTGAACACTGCAGATAATCATGAAAAGTGGCTTTGGTTTTACACTGCCAGTTTTATGGAATATAAGAGATTCCTGGAGAGTTGTAGTTTTTGATGAGAAGTGGCTCAGAGGGAGCTTAACGTGTTGTGTGTTCACTTTGCAAAGTCTTATTTTTCCACAGATACACTCAGCTAAGCTTAAAGCGCCATTCCATGGAATGAACAATGCACATGTGCCTTCTGCAACCTCAGttaatgggggaaaaaaagcacaacatgCAAGACTTTGTTACATTGCCAGCAACTGACCAAAACTgctgtgtttgatttattttgttttcatgaaggTACATTTCAGTTCATTGATTAAATATTGtggcagagcagacagacaatGAGCCTCaaagcaaaatgtatttctgaaaCCCTGAAGTTTCATTAAATGCAGCACTTTCAACGTTTGATTCAGTGGATTTCTTATTCTCTCTGCATTACTTATTTGTTTGACAGTTTAGGAATTTAGGTCATGATAATAAAGAAGTTGTTCAGGGTTCTGTTTTGCGGTTGTCTTGTTAATAATGtgtcatttctgctttttcgttttgttttgtctccaacactttattattttcatccAAAATGTCCAAATAAGCTTTGAGAACAGGCTGATCACAACACATATCATCTGTCATGTGACATCTTAAGGTTACGTCAAGAGCAAAGAAAGAGTGTTTGAGTGAACTGACCTTATAAATTATTACAAGAGAGTTCAAAAGTCTGTGAATATTTAGAAGCAATGATGAACGGCCGGATTTCTATAATAGGTTTCACTGATTTAATATTATCTAAAAAtgtactaaataaaaaaatgtaaagaaactcaaaaatttgaaaaagaaaatgcacattatccatgttgactTTTTAAGATTGTAGTGTGTCTGACCAACCAAAACCCTAATATCTTTACCATTTACAgtataaaacagtaaaactcTGTCTTCAAACCCAGTGAGAAGTTGACATTTATACTTGGAAAAATGACTCTAAATGATTTGATGACGAGAAATGTTGTTGACTCCAATAAATACCACTCCACATgaccaaaataacaaaaaatgccCAGAATATCTTTCTCCCTGGAGAATATTCATTACATGGTTAGCATCAAGACACTTGATACCAAGATCACATCATCTCCAAAAAAGGCTGCATGTGTCCCTCTATGGCTATAAAATGCCATCTGAAATCAGCGTGTTGACAGAATATGAATACTGAGGCATCTGaggctaaaaaaacaacatttgtcgTTTCTGCTTTCAGCCGTTGGAACTTCCTTCCACAGGATCTGAGAGTagctgaaaatattaatatgttcaAACGGAAACTAAAAACCCATCCAGTCTGGCTTTAATGTagtgttatttcattttaaatattatttctgaTTTTATAAAGTGTCTTATGTGTTTTTTGCTatggttttaatatttatacatattttagttattattttattttcctctaatcttacttttttactgttttaccaTGATCAATTAATTCAgtgctgtatttttatttatttttcttaatttggtTTGGAGTGCATTAGTCTCTTCCCCTCTccattttgtattgtttttgtattgtcaatcatttgtaaagcattttaaattgtatttgatttgtttgaaaggtgctctataaataaaattaattgatttattgaatgATTGAATAGAAATccaagaataaaac is drawn from Anoplopoma fimbria isolate UVic2021 breed Golden Eagle Sablefish chromosome 23, Afim_UVic_2022, whole genome shotgun sequence and contains these coding sequences:
- the klhl42 gene encoding kelch-like protein 42; this encodes MSSEQIVAIVMEDRIYQVSKKKLIEKSDYFKALYSSGMRESTEDSVQLKGLSVPGLELVLEFINTSKVQVVNETLEDLIETASFLQVTSILKLLTSEIRQDNCVELFSLSEVYGTHELRNACLKYMSCYYHPMLRRQEFSSLPSAVREQVREMRMKGTATLVAIGDFTCLSLEMPDQDEPWSMLRYGEVEQRWKPLANNLPPDMINVRGYGSAVLDNYLFIVGGYRMTSQEISAVHCYNPCRNEWNQVAPLNQKRSNFKLLAVQGKMYAVGGQSLGTVECYSPEQDWWTCVSSMPDPLAEFSACECQGMIYVMGGYTARDRNTSVLCYCPTSDTWTVFRTCSAHIRKQQMLSVEDTIYLVGGYTHELEFCQRRRRPSQTEDVLTVQSYNVSTGEWVQLKENTSKSGLNLTCTLHNDGIYIMSRDVSLPTSLEHRVFLKYNIFSDAWEAFRRFPALGQNMLLCSLYLPSVL